In Diabrotica undecimpunctata isolate CICGRU chromosome 4, icDiaUnde3, whole genome shotgun sequence, a single genomic region encodes these proteins:
- the LOC140439969 gene encoding PRADC1-like protein produces the protein MNFPKYFQYLVVKLIHFCSYIILINCGANNLHHMDGTSSADLINGYVFFEIVDPVQLEYTYRLRPALDFGAPFNSSFHIKNVPLVPVLPKNGCKPPDNLDDIEGNVALIERGDCSFKKKTYFAERAGARAVIISDVVNPNQEFFIEMVDDISVEDVHIPAGYLLGKNGLMILKTLEKLNRNYAIINLPVNLTFTLVSDMNQPPWLGW, from the exons ATGAATTTTCCAAAATATTTCCAATATTTGGTTGTAAAACTGATACATTTTTGTTCGTATATTATATTAATCAATTGCGGTG CCAACAACCTACATCACATGGATGGAACTTCTTCTGCAGATCTTATTAATGGATATGTATTTTTTGAAATAGTAGATCCTGTTCAGCTGGAATACACATATAGACTTAGACCTGCCTTAGATTTTGGAGCCCCATTT AATTCCTCTTTCCATATAAAAAATGTTCCACTCGTACCTGTTTTACCAAAAAATGGATGTAAACCTCCTGATAATTTGGATGATATAGAAGGAAATGTAGCTTTAATTGAAAGGGG AGATTGTTCTTTCAAGAAGAAGACGTATTTTGCAGAACGTGCGGGTGCCAGGGCAGTCATAATTAGTGATGTTGTTAATCCTAATCAAGAATTTTTTATCGAAATGGTAGATGACATATCTGTTGAAGATGTACACATTCCCGCAGGTTACCTATTAGGTAAAAACGGGCTGATGATTTTAAAAACACTAGAAAAACTAAATCGGAACTATGCTATAATCaatttacctgtaaatctaacaTTTACCCTCGTTTCCGATATGAACCAACCACCGTGGTTGGGTTGGTAG
- the LOC140439968 gene encoding erythroid differentiation-related factor 1, protein MEGNIMESTENEEIKSTAVVKYSLPKLAPFTKLQCNTDLNLPPSNWLSSSADSYGLQHVLTHPKGFSSFKMAHMFPDCVGEVDVVSDAENIKKLLKIPYHKKGHISMMVHRIENTLLIDDFDIYKHLLRTAETEWEWLRKFFVDNISRATYEENKHIYINSRRREALKEKSLVSKFLYHSLVPTEKAESSNLLETNTCQPVKDPLLPEPSPSAECPDSPTSAHKYNTNVLWTFEDIEMLLGTDMPIFGGGTHPCISLRLRDMNKPISVLTGIDYWLDNLMSNVPEVIMCYHLNGIVQKYELVKTEDLPRMDNSKFSPKLIRDVAQSILSFLKSNATKSGHTYWLFKGKDEEVIKLYDLTSLCSEKDVEKGQNPFTIPVAMLLYRVARNMKHSSERPQPGTIRTLLKNCIKLLPQEKYPEIVTSSLYMLSDLYVPANTNPESHGLDENDTDDDNETLYEDDLSDDENSQEETMKVLVLENNRFEKFKNYYKPPAPIVGGVEERCQQAIQHVAAGLDCIKYFSKNKEERSSGEKDEEEVKMAKPYEPIPMPYGKINETKTSTDSAKKNKKKERKKKSENKNQDKLTNALLPKNLNEAQPLPTWQEKENRNISWKDHLKTLLYEKAVLIYAILSEHHFVQGNYGLSLKYIGLLARCQLVMNKLQYASNALRENCLLGRAGDCCIMMIQNWGKCEIYNEQLHNNQHEDFKMMEQLEQDEQFYNISIGNSEMRCVFLFDIRTIEQMLLKSIECYETALKLSESDNILRRLANSLNEIGSYYLNRAKVEKNMNDIVQTCKKADNYLARGLELFERVKDTANVALLYTNIGHLYRLLAHANTPVDRGEITQQEKIHYNKAIINYKKALQVLGERENCPGIWDAVKWELSTALFNMGWIMHENPSIQLSKTEAEKEVIETLQKALQYCDFDEKNPKYPLYIYRAAIIHYRIGSLYHSHIWSTPNDSSNRKNIIQLAKINYEKASKMYFQSSDAINYFTSQMQRFALSEYLTETTSALHTKIKHLQHCLEIVLELEEMIDLIMNKKVEIQEVKEEEKTDTRENNFKSCYSLLKLVATRLQHVLKLLVKYCLTKPPPNKDCEKMSELYKKCYKLTFDLKDNLSYSDLLRELAKVLLSIKSECEIYNNKSNV, encoded by the exons ATGGAAGGAAACATAATGGAATCAAcagaaaatgaagaaattaaatctACTGCTGTTGTAAAGTATTCTTTGCCAAAACTAGCACCATTTACAAAGTTACAGTGCAATACGGATTTAAATTTACCACCTTCAAATTGGCTTAGCAGCTCTGCAGATTCATATGGTCTTCAGCATGTTCTTACTCATCCAAAAGGATTTTCAAG tttCAAAATGGCACACATGTTTCCGGATTGTGTTGGAGAGGTCGATGTAGTATCTGatgcagaaaatattaaaaagctGCTGAAAATTCCGTACCATAAGAAAGGTCATATAAGCATGATGGTCCACCGCATTGAAAATACGTTACTGATAGATGATTTTGACATTTACAAACATCTCTTAAGAACAGCAGAAACAGAATGGGAATGGCTGAGAAAGTTTTTCGTTGATAATATTAGCAGAGCAACATATGAAGAGAACAAGCACATTTACATCAATAGCAGAAGAAGAGAAGCTTTAAAAGAAAAAAGTCTGGTTTCAAAGTTTTTATATCATAGTTTGGTTCCCACAGAAAAAGCTGAAAGTAGTAATTTGTTAGAAACGAATACTTGCCAGCCTGTCAAAGATCCTTTATTACCAGAACCTTCACCTTCTGCAGAATGTCCTGATTCACCTACCTCTGCCCATAAGTATAATACAAACGTTTTGTGGACATTTGAGGATATAGAAATGCTACTag GAACAGACATGCCAATTTTCGGTGGGGGTACTCATCCGTGCATATCGCTCAGACTTAGAGATATGAATAAACCAATAAGTGTATTAACAGGAATAGATTATTGGCTTGATAACTTAATGTCCAACGTACCTGAGGTAATAATGTGTTACCACTTGAATGGAATTGTCCAAAAGTATGAATTAGTTAAAACAGAAGATCTGCCTAGAATGGATAATTCTAAATTTTCACCAAAATTAATAAGGGATGTTGCACAAAGTATTCTCAGTTTCTTAAAGTCTAATGCTACTAAATCTGGTCATACATATTggctgtttaaaggaaaggatgAAGag GTGATCAAGCTGTATGATTTAACAAGTCTCTGTTCAGAAAAAGACGTCGAAAAAGGCCAGAATCCATTTACGATTCCAGTGGCCATGCTCCTATACCGTGTAGCTAGAAATATGAAACATTCGTCAGAGCGGCCACAACCTGGTACAATAAGAACCCTTTTAAAGAACTGCATTAAACTGTTACCCCAAGAGAAATATCCAGAAATAGTCACATCATCCCTTTATATGCTGTCAGACCTATATGTACCTGCTAACACTAATCCAGAAAGTCATGGTCTGGACGAAAATGACACAGATGACGATAATGAAACCTTGTATGAGGATGATTTGTCAGATGATGAAAACAGTCAGGAAGAAACTATGAAAGTTTTGGTTTTGGAGAATAATAGATTTGAgaaatttaaaaactattataaacCACCTGCTCCTATTGTTGGAGGCGTAGAAGAAAGATGTCAACAG GCTATTCAACATGTCGCCGCTGGTCTTGATTGCATTAAATACTTTTCtaaaaacaaagaagaaagaagTTCCGGGGAAAAGGACGAGGAGGAAGTGAAAATGGCGAAACCATATGAGCCAATACCAATGCCATACGGTAAAATAAACGAGACAAAAACTTCAACAGATTCCgctaagaaaaataagaaaaaggagCGAAAGAAGAAATCTGAAAACAAGAATCAAGACAAATTAACGAATGCTCTCTTACCAAAAAATTTGAACGAAGCTCAACCTTTACCTACGTGGCAAGAAAAAGAAAACCGTAATATATCGTGGAAGGACcatttgaaaaccctactttatGAAAAAGCCGTTTTGATTTACGCCATTCTGTCCGAGCACCATTTTGTTCAAGGCAATTATGGACTAAGTTTGAAATATATTGGACTGCTTGCTAGGTGCCAGTTGGTAATGAATAAGTTGCAGTATGCTTCTAATGCTCTAAGAGAAAATTGTTTATTGGGTCGAGCAGGAGATTGTTGCATAATGATGATACAAAATTGGG GTAAATGTGAAATTTACAACGAGCAACTACACAACAACCAACATGAAGACTTCAAAATGATGGAGCAACTCGAGCAAGACGAACAATTTTACAATATTAGCATCGGCAATAGTGAAATGCGTTGCGTGTTCTTATTTGACATCCGAACCATCGAACAAATGCTATTGAAAAGCATCGAATGCTACGAGACAGCATTAAAACTTTCCGAAAGCGATAATATATTGCGACGATTAGCGAATAGTTTAAACGAAATTGGATCATATTACCTTAACCGAGCCAAAGTAGAGAAAAATATGAACGATATCGTCCAAACTTGTAAAAAGGCTGATAATTATTTAGCACGTGGTTTGGAGTTATTCGAAAGAGTTAAAGATACCGCCAATGTTGCCTTGCTGTACACCAATATTGGACATTTGTACAGACTTTTAGCACACGCGAACACGCCTGTTGATCGGGGCGAGATTACCCAACAGGAAAAGATTCATTATAATAAAGCTATCATTAATTATAAGAAGGCCTTGCAAGTTTTAGGCGAAAGAGAGAATTGTCCCGGAATTTGGGATGCCGTTAAATGGGAGCTTTCTACCGCCTTGTTTAATATGGGTTGGATTATGCACGAAAATCCGTCGATACAACTG agtaAGACTGAAGCTGAAAAGGAAGTTATCGAAACGCTTCAAAAAGCACTTCAGTATTGCGATTTTGATGAAAAGAATCCAAAATATCCGCTGTATATCTATCGTGCTGCCATCATCCATTATAGAATAGGATCTCTTTATCATAGCCATATTTGGTCTACTCCAAACGATTCCAGtaatagaaaaaatataattCAGCTTGCTAAAATTAATTACGAGAAGGCTTCTAAAATGTATTTCCAAAGTTCGGATGCTATAAATTATTTTACTTCACAAATGCAAAGGTTCGCTCTGTCTGAATATTTGACAGAAA caACAAGTGCTTTACACACCAAAATCAAACATCTTCAACATTGTCTGGAAATAGTACTGGAGTTGGAAGAAATGATAGATCTGATCATGAATAAGAAAGTAGAAATTcaagaagtaaaagaagaagaaaagactgATACTagagaaaacaattttaaatcttGTTATTCATTGTTGAAGCTTGTAGCTACACGTTTGCAGCACGTTTTGAAACTTTTAGTGAAATATTGCCTTACGAAACCACCTCCCAACAAAGACTGCGAAAAAATGTCGGAACTGTATAAGAAATGTTATAAACTTACATTTGATTTGAAAGATAATTTAAGCTATTCCGATCTTCTAAGAGAATTAGCAAAAGTTTTATTAAGTATTAAGAGTGAGTgtgaaatatataataataaatcgAATGTGTAA